TTCACGTTATTTTGTTAACCCCATACCAAACATATCCTAAGCATAAAAAGCCAAAGCATATATGCAAAAAGGTATTTCTGTTTTTATTATTGTGTCAAATACAAGAACAGGATCAATAAGCTGGAGTGAAACACCAACTCATCTCTTCAGGAACTACTGGGAGTTCAATGTGAGGTTCAAGAAATATTTCTTACATGCCTAAAAATGAAAGGTCACTCTCAAAATTACAATTGAGAGATAGGGCACATATTTAGCAGAATATGAGGTCCAAATAGGTGTATGCATGCATCACCAAATGTGAAACAGTAGGAATGACTATTACACCACATATATAAATCATTAGGAGGAACAATATTTCCACAACAGTGCATCTGTAATTCCATAGAACAGTACAATAGCATCTACTTTAAGACAGTACTAAGGCAAGAAATGAAGATAGTTCTGATCCTCAGAAAAGGTTAAAAGTTCTGCACAACCAGAGAACACTTCCAAATTACCAGAGATTCATCTATCTCAGAGGATGATAATGAGACCACTCCAGCAAGAGCCTCAAGTGCTAAACCTGAAAGAATAATGATCAATCAAATGATTATGAGCCAATAGTCGGAACATATGAACTGAACTGGGGAATGCAGTGAATATTAAATAAAGTATGCCATCCTTTTTCACAACTTTAGTCCCAAATTTATGCCTATTGCCATTTCTAAACACAGAAGTATTCAATGATTTTGCAAGCTTATGCTTATATAGGAGGGAAAGAAAGATGAAATGACCTAGGAAAACCTTTGTGAATCTTTGCACTTTAACAGATATATACATTAggagaaaattttataatagcgTGCAAAACAAGAAGGGATCTTACCTGCAGCAAAGGTACTAGAATCAGGTTTATTAGAACTATAACGCCATCTTCCATCACTCTGGCTCAAAGCCTGCCAATAATCCGTAAACCAACTCAACCAtgcataaaaatatatttacataAACAAATAAGCAATATGCTTCAAACTGGCAAAAAAGGTAATCTAATGTCCTACATTAACCAAAAAGTCTCAGGATTAACTGAAAAATCAATTCAGAAGCATATACCAAACTAACATCACCCACCCAAATCCCACCATGTCAGCAACTAGTCCCACAAGAGGCCTAATCAGATCTGGATATTCAAGAGGAGGAAAATCCACTAGCAAACCTAATCctcattttaataataatgctGACGTCTACCAACCTTGATGGAGCGAAAAATTCCTTCAGCATCTCCAAGATGTAGATCATCTTTAGATGTTTGATCCTGCAttaagaataattaaaataaatagcaaCATAATGGTAAGTACTTTGATACAAGGCCGCAGAAGAAATGTTATATTCTCCCAGTAGAAGGTGATCAAATAGACTGTTTAACAAAAGTATTACAGAAATAGAGCTTCACAAGCACATGTCTTTTTCTTAGCAAGACTACCTACCAATGGTAGGCTACCACAAATCACGCAAAAAACAgtcacaataaaaaaaaaggtcCTAAATATCATatgaataaaaatgaaaattcaaTACAAATCTTTTTCCTCTTCATCATGAAAACCAAAGTCGACTCTAGATGCAAGATAAGTATAATATCTAAGTGGCATTCCAATATATTACCTCCATCTCTCAATAACTGTCGTTTTAAAGAATTTTCTTAGTCCCAAATTATCTATCACTTTGAGAATTTCAACATaacatttatttttagttttcatATATATCCTTACCAGtgtttaaatcatttaatgCCAATATGTGAAAAAAGCATGATCATCTAAAGGGTATTTTAGGACAAATTattataactttttttaaaactaatgCTATTAACTAGCCTTATTGGTTTGAGTGAATAAACCTTAATCGACAAATACTGCGGAACCAAGGTAGTAATAATTACCTTTAGAAGTGTCAAACTTCCTGTTGAATGGTAGAAATCAAGCAATGAACTTGCACTGCTGACAGCAGCTTGAAGTTTTGGAACAATGCCCTTCCAcagaacaaaaaaataaaaataaaatggccAGTCATTGTAACAAGCtttttgccaaaaaaaaaaaaaaagtaataattttcAAAAGCAACAGACAATATAAAGCAAATAAGTACCTCAAAAACTTCCTCACTTATCCCACATTTTAATATTCCATTCACTTTTAGAGCATAAAATAAATCCTTTGATCCTGAAGATGACGACCCAAAGGTTTCCAATACAGACCGGCAAGCTGGTAAACCTATCTCAAGCCTTTTCTCAATTCCAAGAACCTCAAACGTCCGAAGAGCCTCATATGTTTTTTCTAAACTGGTGGCATATGATACCATCTAGTTAGATATTGTTTCTCACAGACCAGTTGCAGAATTagctcaaagaaaaaaaaaactttaataatTGACAAAACATATTAGAAAATGCGCCCACTATTACTAAACATCATTTATAAGCACGATTAAAAATATCAAGAGCTGCAAAAATACCCACCTTTTCAGTCAGCATTGAGGCAAAACTCAGATTTTGTTCAATATCCAGGTGTCCCATTGGACAGAAACCAATTGGAAAGGACTTACAAAAATAAATGACCACCAGTAGCAGGTGATAAAAATCACAAGTTGACATTTGCAATGtgaacataaaaaataaaacaaacagTCTAAAATAACCAGATCACATATTGAGAAGGTTATTCAATCGCACAGTCAAAACTAAGTTGGAAAATGCAACAGAGAAAATACAAtccaaacatatatacatgctaTAGTTCTATTCAAGTAGTCATCTTTTATTTATCCATGACGATCTAGTAACCGGTAAAAGGCTTTAATTAGGGTTTAAGGACCTTCCAAAGGACCCATCAAGGGGCGTGAAAAGATCCAAAGCGGCAGATCGGTGGGAGTCAGATATCGGTTGAAAGACCGAAGCAGCGTATGCGACGAAAGCTGAGCAGATCAATGCTGCCGCGAGCAGCAGCATAAATCCTCCTATACTTCTGGCCATTCCTGCATTACAATCAGCTAATGAAGATACGATACATGTATGTATACAGATTTGAATTAATGGTTTTCTCGGTAATTGGAAAAGCAGGAACTAGGGTTCGAGATCGAGAAAACAGATCATACTTGCAATGGAGGAATGAGTCGTCTGAGTAGTGAGACTGCGCCACGCATACGATGGCTAGTGAGATCAGTCGTTAGCGTCGTCGTCTCTCCAGTCTCCTCTGCTAAAACAAGTGAAATATTACGCGATTACAAAATTGCCCTCGTGCTTCTCCTTTACACTGCGTTGGATACATAGAGAGGAAGGattagttttcatgttttattttctttattgaagGAAAATAATGAAtgcaaagaaaataattttttatttagaaaaaacaggtaaaaagaaaatagcaatatatttttaaattagtatttactctcaattttataaattattttaaaagctaaaataaaaaataagataagaACGTAAGTTTATTGAGTATTCATTTATTTCACAgtatttttctcaaaaatattcaaaaaattagttaataaaattattttatgattaaataaaaaaattattttcatgattttgaaagttttattaaaatttgtataaataaataataaaaattatcataaaaatattttttatatgcatAATATCTCTCCAAATAAATGGAAactaattgaaatatatatttttccttGAACTTCATTTTAACATTGCATTGGagataaaataacaaaaataaaataaactttattttccttttccttcgttatttttattctatttgtcAAATAATGAAAAATGATAATTGATAtagttaaaaataaagttaGAACCTAAAAAACAATAATATCTATAAACAGTTATTTTAATACTCgaattattaaaattgttaaatgagtaaatataataattattaagttgtattagtaatttttttttaaaacttattccatcagatgaaaatttaaatataatcccttcattattttcaattaaattgtatttaatatTTCCTACAGTgtgaatattatttaattcaaacaaaaaaaattaaattaatttaaaattttaattttactttttatttttttaaggtcagtttagtttttatttataaaaaattaattattttaattcaattcatatttaatatgaaaaaattaataaaattagagataataatatattatttttataatataaaaatattaaattataattaaaattaaaatattttaatataattaataaaattaaaataaattgaatcagatcaattcaattcaaattaatttctatttaaaattgattcaattcagtatttatataaatataagaatttcaatttatgcaatttaaaatcgaactgaTTATGGATATCGGTTGCTGCTCTTTTCATGAGTCTATGGTATGGATATATATTGCTAGGTGATATATGTATATGAGCTTTTTTTTAAAAGCTAAATCATGATATAATTTATCATGATTTGTGttttctttaattataaatagaGATGAACagtatcaattaaaataaaaaaaatgataatattgaataaatttgaaaatttaatttaattttttattatttttaatttgatttaaattttatctttaaaaattttaattattttaatttatttcaattttaataaaaaaaataaaattaaatcaattaatgagtaatgttttattattttttataatatagaaattaaactataaataaaattaaaatattttaatcgaatataaaatattaaaaataaaagtgttaaaaataaaaatttattaaaaagtttaataaattatattaaaaatgaattagattaattaatttaaaatgatttttatttaaaattaatttaatttatttttttataaatattaatattttaattattaattaatttaattttaaattaaatcaatcaaaTGTTGAATAGACTATAATGCCCATAagagtttgtttttttttatatatatatgtaatttgCTTCTTGTTATATCTCATTTGCTGCTGGTCAATGCAAAGGAATCTTCTTTCAGCAGCATCTGGATAACACAAAGACAACTGCATTAAGATGGTCAGCTTTGTAGTTGTGTCGGCTATTTTCTTGAATACAAGATTaagaatttcataaaattttaatttatttttttttaataattttaaaaaaaattattcttgtataattttataaaaatctattttttttaaataaataatgtaaaaaaaattgaaaatcaatGAAACAATTGAGTAAAGTAATAAagcatagaaaaaaaaatcatgcgtGTAAAATAATAATTGGAATACATGGAATGTTTTTTTATTCATGAATCTTGAACAAGTAACTTTCAAGCTAACCATACAATCCCTGAAAAAATTAGGAAGTCGTCTTGTTTGCTTTGAGGTAATGAAATCATTTTCTCAGATTTTCCATGACCACAGTTAACGTAATAAAAATATCGAAaccaattataaaaatataaccaaatagaagaaattaattaatgagaaaataacaaaaaattgaaACCAATTATACTCTAGGCCAAAATATTATCCATtggattttatttgtttgtaaaaaatatattttgtgaaaataaaatatttttcaattaaataatttattttttattatttaattttaatttaaaaaagtaaaattattaagaaatatatataaaaaagtttaataaagaattttaaaaataaaattattaataaatatatataaaaatattttaatacaaattttaaaatgtagaaaaaaatgacttattttttttcttttaaccataaaaaattatgtgaagAAGGTAATAACacatataataaaataactttGGTGGATGCTGATAAACTTTTGGTGGATGTTGATAAAACTGGAGCAATTTGGCCTAGAATGTTATATTAGGACTTCATCCCTTCTttgaattaaaagaaaaagtagaatttatcaaataaaaaaccattaaaaataaaataactttattaaTAGATAATATTCTTTATGTTCATAATTtgtgtttaatttatttttttagatatattaaaaaatataattttttattattttattatatttatattaaaatattaaattttattaaatattaatagatattttgtttttttttaaataaaataatattgtaattaatttatatattgtcatagtataaaaagttaataataattttaaaataattttaaaaaataaacaaaaatgattgaagagaataattaatttcaatataaagTATAAAATTGGGTGCGCGTGAGGAATGTAACAAGGAGCCATTTTCTCCCATCGCAGGCTTTTTTTGGTTTACGTGGCATCTCAATGACCCACCACGTGTAAAAGCTACATGCGACCAAGTAGACCCCTAGTTCAGTTACCAACTCCGCCGACGCGTCAGCAACCTACTGGTTAAATGAAGAAGCGAGACTTGTATAGAATCACCGGCGATAACAGTATTTTATCCGTACAACCCTTCGATTTTGCAGAGCTGAGGAGAGAAGAAGGAAGGGAAAAATGGCTGAAAAAGCATGGAAATCGAGGGAAAGCGAAGACGATGAGAATGGTAAACAAAACAGTATCAGCGTTCGTGGCATGCAATTCGCATACGAAGGGCAGCATCCTCTCTTCTACGATTTCAATCTCAACATTCCTCCCGGATCTCGCTGCCTACTCGTGGGCGCCAATGGATCCGGTAGTGAAATTGCTTCATTTTCAGATTTCAGTATAAGTTTTGTACTCTGTTGCTAATTACTTGCTATCTGATGCAGGGAAGACTACTTTGTTGAAGATTTTAGCGGGTAAGCATATGGTGGGAGGAAGGGATGTTGTCCGAGTGCTAAATCGTTCGGCTTTTCATGACACTCAATTGGTTTGTGGTGGTGATTTGGCCTATCTAGGTGGTTCTTGGAGTAAAACCGTTGGATCCGCTGTGAGATTTCGAGCTCTGTTTCTTAATCAAGCTCTTAATAGATCTACTGATTCGTATTTCAAAAGATAAACATTTTCTTAATAGAACGTAGCTCAAAGTTAATATTATGTGATTAAAATATCAAAGGAATTAGTTTGAGTGTATAAGTTTTCCCAGTTCCAAGGTAGCAAATTCATGGTTTTGCCTTATGCCTGACATTGCCTAAGAGCACATATCGTTTGTAAAATGTAAACAATAAAATAGAGAATACTTGTTCCCATATCTTATTTGAAGTTTTATTTGGGCTGAGAGCACTGGCAATTCTTGGTACTTAGGTTTGTATGAAAAACAAAGATAATCTGGCCATATACTAGTTGATTTATGGATTTCAAAGTGAGCATTCAGGCTTCGTTTGGATGAGGTGAGGGAAGAGTAATTAATGGAAGGGTAAGGAAAGGTAAAGGGGGTAGAGAGGTATACAATAGAATATCCCTTTTCTAATTCTGATAaaagtgataaaaaaaaaattttcatagtGTGGACTTTCCACCATTGAAATTTGAAAAGCAAAGTGAATATGAGTCCTTTTTTTCCAACTGTTATTATATTTCCAAAATAATTTTCTCCAAGTTAAGAGTTTTAACTTCAAATGCATTATATCAAATCTGAATAAATATTTCTTGATCACAATTTTCCAGGGAGAGATTCCTCTCCAGGGTGACTTCTCTGCAGAACATATGATATTTGGAGGTAATTAATGAGCTTCTGTTGgtatatttcttttctttcaatttgTGTTGCATTTTATACCTTTGTCATTATTCCCTGTGTAATTGCAACTTTattaaaagggaaaaaaaagagaaagagaaaagaaatctCACATATTTAGTCCTTTCTATGGACAGTCGAAGGGGTTGATCCTGCTAGGAGAGAAAAGTTGATTGACTTGCTTGATATTGATCTAGAATGGCGTATGCATAAGGTATCAGATGGGCAGCGGCGTAGAGTCCAGATTTGTATGGGTCTTCTTGTCCCATTTAAGGTACTATAAACTGTGCAATTTCTGTTGGTGCATTTGCAATGTGGTAGTGGATTGGGTTATTCCAGATTCGATTTTCTTAAAATTCAGTAAAGCCAATTCTGTTTTCTAGGATTCTACACCTTTTCTGTTGCGATGCATATTTCCATACTTAGTtgctcaaaacccccatttgcaagaattcaattcaatccCTTTTCTATTTTGTTCATTCTcaagtttagaaaaaaaaaaaagaagaaagaaatcaTGCATGAATGTGcaagaaataaattgaattcttttccTACAAATGATCTATTCCAAACAGGGAGTAAATCTACTTTCTTGCTGGTTTGGCTGGTTAATAAGCCAAGGGTTTCAACATGCAAGTTTTGACTGACCTAGTTCATTTGCCTCCATAAGTGTGTTATTTCACGACCTGGTTGCTAATATGATAAAGATATTGCTGCGTGATCTTAGTATTTCAGTTTTCTCACCAGCCAAAAATTTTATGCTATAGGTTCTTTTACTCGACGAGGTCACAGTTGACCTGGATGTTGTTGCCAGGATGGATTTGCTTGAGTTCTTCAGGGAAGAATGTGAACAGGTATGACTTCTCATTTTTATCATAGCATCCACATGCACATTAAATCGGATCGAACAACTAGGGAAGAGATGAAAATAGATTAGCTTATATGAACTAAAATTGTTAAATTTGAAACATTGTCTGCTCTCTTAAGTGAAATAATATGATTGACTATCCTCTCGGTGTTCTATTTTCTAGATGTTTTGGTGAGGAATGAAGTgcatagagatttttttttttttttaaggccTTGTGTTTTAGATAATTACAAGAGAGTTCACCTAGAAGCCAATAATGCATGTCGTCCATTAATgctattttattgatttattgaTCGCAGAGGGGAGCTACACTTGTATATGCAACTCATATATTTGATGGACTGGAAACATGGGCAACACATCTGGCTTACATCCAGGATGGTGAATTGAGGAAGTCTGAGAAGTTAACAGATGTTCATGAGTTGAAAAGTTCTGCCAATCTGCTTTCTGTTGTCGAGTCCTGGCTCCGGTCTGAAACCAAACATGAGAAAAAGAAACCCACCAACCCTCCTGCTCAAAACCAAAAAACCTCTCCCTTTGGTACTTCTCCTTTTATGTCATCCAGGCACATGGCATATTACCGATAATCCTTctcaaaataattttctcttacaCTTCAGtttcaaaatagaagtaaacACCCAAGAAAATTGGGGAAACGATCAAGTGAGGGCATCATTTCAAATGAAGGAAAGCCAAAGATACCCAGGAGGCCAggaatctaaaaaaaaaaaaggggaaacCTATAGCCGTTTGTTCACTAATGAAATATAGTCTGAATGTATACGGATTGTTCAAATAACATTGAAATTCTCTTTTCCTTGGTTGTCTGCAGAAATGGATTGTTCAAATAACATTGAAATTCTCTTTTCCTTAGTTGTCTGCAGAAATGGGGATAGCTCATCGCAGATAGGAAAACACCTACTGGCTTTTGGTCTGGTGGTGATACAATAGGTAAACTTCTAACTAGTGTTCCCTGAGCAATTGTTGTTTGTAATATTATTCATGAGCATGTTAGTAATAAAAAATAGCTTTGAGATTCATTTATTCTGCTTGAAACTGGTTGAATGCCTTAGATTTAaagctttttttcctttttctttgtgAAAGAGTGGATCTTTTCCTGTTTGTTCTACTGATATATATAACAAATCTCCAACTGTTTTCATGGAGGACAAAATCATGGAACTTCTAAACTTGTGCAAAAATATCAACATTTTGATCTTGCCCTTTGGAAATATGGTCTAACCAAGCCGGGGATTCCATGCCTTTTCTGTTTGACTGAGCCATTATACTTGGAGTACCTGATTtggaataattaatttaattaaattcaatctttataaataagttttttaaaaaatatatttttaaaaattagggATGGATATATATTCTAATGtcacaaattaattataaaagtaaataaattgttTTGGTAGGTTTGTTGTTATCAAGCATCTAATATTGATAAATTAGAGTTCTGAATGTTAAATATTTACCTAAACACAATTATAATCGGATGAAAGTATTTTAGTAAACAATGTTTTGTATTTTATGAGTTGCAGTAATTTTTGTACGATGTATATGTCTCTCCAACTTCGCACACAACCACCTTATCAGCACCAACACTATCAACCTTTCATTATTATACCGCAAATACGGATTGGAATATCAGAACAACCCATGTCGTGTGATGGATTTCGAGTGCtgattttccttattttttagTATATGATCAAAGCAACGAGGACTTGAATCtgatatatttaaatcatttaatattAGTTAAAAgtatcaattttaaatattctttgtATAGACTATTATTTGTGATTTCAAGTTTTTTAGACTAATTGATATAGTTGCTCCTTAAATAAggcatattttaaaatattcattaatatttattgatttttcttc
This genomic interval from Manihot esculenta cultivar AM560-2 chromosome 12, M.esculenta_v8, whole genome shotgun sequence contains the following:
- the LOC110627298 gene encoding ABC transporter I family member 21, whose protein sequence is MAEKAWKSRESEDDENGKQNSISVRGMQFAYEGQHPLFYDFNLNIPPGSRCLLVGANGSGKTTLLKILAGKHMVGGRDVVRVLNRSAFHDTQLVCGGDLAYLGGSWSKTVGSAGEIPLQGDFSAEHMIFGVEGVDPARREKLIDLLDIDLEWRMHKVSDGQRRRVQICMGLLVPFKVLLLDEVTVDLDVVARMDLLEFFREECEQRGATLVYATHIFDGLETWATHLAYIQDGELRKSEKLTDVHELKSSANLLSVVESWLRSETKHEKKKPTNPPAQNQKTSPFGTSPFMSSRHMAYYR